Within the Vagococcus carniphilus genome, the region GCAAAATGTTACGGTGGAGATGTTTCTCGTAAACGTAAACTTCTTGAAAAACAAAAAGAAGGTAAGAAACGTATGAAACAAATCGGCTCAGTAGAAGTCCCTCAGGAAGCATTTATGGCTGTTCTTAAGATGGACGAGGATGAAGGTAAGAAGAAATAACTGAATAAAAAAATACCCACTATTTACTACTATCATTAATTCATAGTAAATAGTGGGTATTTTTAATATCTCAACGTTTCGACATTAAGGTGCCAGTCATTAGGAAACCCCAATGATTCAAGAATATTGTTTATACTAATTGATGTTAACTGATTATCTAAAGTTTTTACTCTTTTTTAATAGTATTATGAAGAGTTGCGTACTGAACATTACTTAGAAAACATTGAAGAATAATGAAAACACTATATACATCCTTTCTATTATCGGAAGGTTGAACATCGTATTTTAAATGAATATCAGGATAATGTTTCAGATCTGCTTTGCATTTAAAATCTAACAATCGATTATTATGAGCACAAATATTTCTAACTTCTCTTATATTTTCTGTAAATGATAACATTATTTCAGGTGTAAAAGGGGAATTAATAACTGTTTTTTCAGATATAAAACTGCAAATATTTTTGGCTATTTTATTTTGTAAATCGGTAGGTAAGCTTTTTAACATTGAGTTTGTTTGCCCGAAATCTAAATAATCTATCAATACCCAAATTGGAACATCATTATGCGTTCTACAATAATGTCGAATAGAGTTTCCGTTATTCCTTTTTTTATTTTGATTTATTAAACTGCTTAATTTTGAAATAAGCCATCCTAACTCTAAAATTTTAGAAGTATCATAATTACTAGTATTTAAGTAAGCATATTGACAATTTGGATAAGCTTCTGAGAAACGATAAGCTAAGATACTTTTTAAATGTTTTTCAGCCTCAGTAATTGCTGTAAAAAAAGCTGTTTTCAATTCTTTATCAAAATAATGTAAATGAGTAATTTCATCAAATGAGGCGTTTGGTAAATACTTATTTATTTCTAAATCCATAAAGTATTTACTGTAACCATTAATTAAATTATAATAATTATTTGTCAGCAAATATTGTTTAGCCTTTTTATAGTCTTCAAATTGTAATCCGCGTTTATAAAGAATACCCAACTGACCGTCTAAATCTTCAAATTTTTTCAAACAAAAAAAAACCCATTCCAAAGAATGAAGGTTTTCCGCACTAGTCCCCGTAGAGATACTAGCACTTTCTCTTATCCTCATTCTATATGTTGTCTTTTATTTTTGCAACTAGTTTATTTTAAAAATTTATAAAAATTAAATAATAAGCATTTCTACATACCTATTATACGAACGTACATTCTGTTTGTAAAGTGTTTATACATATACTAAATTAAATTTTACTCTATAAACACAAACGTCGATGATTGTCCTTTCCCTGAGTCAATGATTATCTCTGTGTTACTAATAATGGTTAATTCAGTAGGTCTGCCATCTGTATCCAAATAAATAGTATTTGTTTCTTCATCATAAGAATGAACTTCAACAGGAATGTTGCGGTCTCCACCAGGGCCAACTGGGCGAGTAGTCCATGTTCCATCTTCATGAATTGTAAAATTATTATCCGTTTGCCAAACAGCCCAAGTTCCTTTTAATGAAAGCATTTTGTCATAAGCTACTTGCTTATTGTCAATCTCTTTTGTTTCTTCAGTAGAATTACCTTTAATTGTTTCTTCTTTTGTTGTGGCTACTGTTTTTTTATCTTTTTTCTCATCTTTGTTATTATTATTTAACGTCTTAATTTCTTCAAGAATTTGTTGTTCTTTTTTATTTGAGACACCTAAAAAATAGCCTCCTCCAAAGGCAATAATAATCAATAAAACAACAATAATACCACTTTTTTTATCACTCATTATTTTTCCTCCTAACTAACTTTTTCAATAAAGTCATTAAACTAATGATAACACCAAAATATAAAAAGTTTTAGTCACCACATCAGCATGTAATAACTAAAACTTTTTTTAAGTCGACTTCTTCAAAAATAAATTTATCTTACTGTGGAATCATTTACTTTTGTTTCCCTTATTTCTATTATATCCTTTTTCATATGCACCAAAAAATCGAATAGCATAACGTTCTAAATCATTTAAGTTACTAAATTCTGAATTTTCAAGAGCTATTGTCTGAATTGTAAATTGATCACCATATTTAAAATCAGCGTATACGTCGCCATTTCCTCGTCCTTTAAAATGATTACCAATTCTATCTAAGACCTTAATACTTTGTCCAACATAATATAAATCTTTTGTTTTATTATGTAATATGTATACTCCTGGAAAATTTTTAATATTTGCGTGTCTTGCTTTTTCATCGTACAATCGTTTATTTCTTATTAACATGAATTCTTCAGGGGTTAATTCAATTGAATTATTTGCTAAATCATTAATTTTAGAGTTTATTTTTTTAGCTTGTATTAGTTGGATTATTAATTTTAAAAAACTTATAGCTAATATTAAAAGGAATATGCGTATTAAATCTTTATTAAAAAGAAAGCTTTCCAGTATATCTGTTACATTCATTTTACAAGCCTCCTTAAAACTCAACTTCTTCAAAAACCAATTTTTCTTGATTATCGCTAGAATAGATTTTTTCACCATCATAGAGATAAATTGTTTTTTCTTTTATATCAGTTTCGGCATCTTTATGTGTAGTGGAAAAGCCATAGACAGCTTTTTTAGATTCATTATCAGTTGTTTTAAATGAGTTAAACTTCTTAATATCGACTAATTCAATTTGTTCAGAATCAGAAAATTTACGATTAAATAGTTGAATTAAGTCATTTGAATGATTTAATTCATAGTCGCCATTAGCTAATTGTTTCTTCTTTTTTTTAAGAGTTTCATTCACCTCAAGGGGTGTAACATTCAATTCTTTTGGAACTTCATCTATCTTTTCAGCCTTTAGAAAGTCACTATTCCCTAAATTGAATTCGAAAGCATCATTTTGAAAGACCGCACTTTTATAACCAGTATAATCAAACGTTTGATAATTATATTCCAGTGGAAGGGGAGAGAGGTTCTCTTTTCCTTCTTGATTTAGCGCATTATAATTTTGAACTGCATTTTTGTAGCTTAGAAAAATTGACTCATTTTCTTCTACAACATAACCACTTAAAAGTGCATAATTTTTAGCTTTCTTCTTTTGTAATTGATTCGAGCTATCTACATAATAATGAAAAGATGGACCGGTATCCAATACTCTTAGCTCAATAAACGTTCCATCACTATTTATTGTAATGATATTCTTACTTAAACCAGTCTCTTTTAAAATGTCACCTTCAAGTAGATAAGTAGCTACATACTTATTTGTGTCTTCAATAATTTTAGCAGGGGAGACATCCATTTTTGGTACTTTTAATCCCATTTTATTTAAAGTTATATCAGACTCATTGTAAAAGTAACTTATTTTTTTCTGAGGTTCTTGTGATGCGTTACTAACATCTTTTTTTACCTGACAACCAGTCAAAGCAATCAAGCTTATAGAGGTTAAAAATAGAATAATTTTTTTAGTTTGCATGCATTACTTCCTTTTCTATTTTAATTGAAGCACTTGATTGTCAACAATTTTAGCGATATCACCAATTGATTTTTCACTATAAGATTCATCATAACCACCAGTCATAATTGTCACAAAATAGGGTTTTTTAGTATCTTTAACAAGAGCAATATCATTACTTACAGCATACATTGGCATCCAGCCAGTTTTGTGGGCGACATCAACCCCAGGTAACCCAACTGCTACACCATCATCAAAAATACTTTGTTGCAACCAATTATATAGCGTGTTAATATTTTTACTCTTATCTTGGTGAGTGTATACATAATTCATTGCTTTAGTTAGAATTCGTGGGCTAGAAAAGGCTCTATTATTCGGTGAAGCACTATCTAAACGTCCTAAATAATTAATAAATTCTTGCTCACCAACGTAGTTTAATAGCATAACATACGCAATATTATCACTGTATCTAATTACTAATTCTGCTAATTTACCAACAGAGTACTGACCGCCAACAGGTTCAAACTGAATAATTCCTGTCCCATCAAGTTTAAAGTTAGCTG harbors:
- a CDS encoding Abi family protein, which produces MKKFEDLDGQLGILYKRGLQFEDYKKAKQYLLTNNYYNLINGYSKYFMDLEINKYLPNASFDEITHLHYFDKELKTAFFTAITEAEKHLKSILAYRFSEAYPNCQYAYLNTSNYDTSKILELGWLISKLSSLINQNKKRNNGNSIRHYCRTHNDVPIWVLIDYLDFGQTNSMLKSLPTDLQNKIAKNICSFISEKTVINSPFTPEIMLSFTENIREVRNICAHNNRLLDFKCKADLKHYPDIHLKYDVQPSDNRKDVYSVFIILQCFLSNVQYATLHNTIKKE
- a CDS encoding GIY-YIG nuclease family protein, with amino-acid sequence MNVTDILESFLFNKDLIRIFLLILAISFLKLIIQLIQAKKINSKINDLANNSIELTPEEFMLIRNKRLYDEKARHANIKNFPGVYILHNKTKDLYYVGQSIKVLDRIGNHFKGRGNGDVYADFKYGDQFTIQTIALENSEFSNLNDLERYAIRFFGAYEKGYNRNKGNKSK